Sequence from the Helianthus annuus cultivar XRQ/B chromosome 13, HanXRQr2.0-SUNRISE, whole genome shotgun sequence genome:
CGACACACAGGTCAACGAGCTAGTCAAAATGGTTCCTAATTAAAAGTTCTTTATTAACACAAAAAAATCaatatgtaatataatattttgaaacaTTCGTAGAGTAAGAAGACAAACCAATGATTCTTCGCCTTCACCTTCCACAGAGTCAGCCAAAAGAGAGATTATATTGCCTATATGCTTTTGTAAATAAGATAATTGATGAGCTTCCTCATCAGATTGTGATGGCATTGACCTCCTGCTATTGCTCCGCACAAGCTGCTCATTGCAATGGCATGCTCATGTAAGTATTCAATACAAGTAAGGAATTGAAATAAGTGTATCTATGATGCATAAAAACGACATTACATTTGTGTTTGTAAATTAGTAAAAAAGATAAGCAACTATGACACAGATCAAAAGACAGCTAGACAAATACGCACATTTCGATGCTCGTTTTAACAAATATTATCAATAATCAATTTTAATGCTTGTGTAACCTGTAATACGTGATTGTTTAGGAGTCATATATCCAGTTTTAGATTTTTAGTTTCATACCAGcacaacaaaaaaataaaacaaaatcttATTAACCTACATTGGGAAGCTTTTTCGTCCAATTCACATCACAAATATGTCTTTGTGGTTCTACTATCTATTAGTTCATTAAATAATCACAGTTCGTCAATCATTATTAAATGCAATTATCAAACGTCAAAACTATAATACATTACTACCTATGTATCCATTCTTTTAACCTAGTCTAAGAGGCGTTTCCTTCCCTTTCACACCACAATAATGTCTTTCTTTTGGTCACTTTATATATTAGTTCCAAAGAAATGCATTCTTTTTCGAACCAATGAAAGGTTGAGAGCTGCATAACGCACTCGTACATACTACATAGTGCATAAAACACAACTAAGGACAGTGAAAGAGAGAAACATGGGTGGTTACATAACTGTCATGTGTACAGTACAAACGCATTATGCGGTTCTCGCAGTTGTCAACATATTATCGGTTCTAAAACGAACAAACGAAACAATCCAGACTCACCAAAAATGAATCCCAAATACAAACGCACATCTAAACATTTTCACCTCCAATCAATCTCTAAACGCACATCCAAACAATACCTAAGAAACATCTCAGATTACAATTTATTTAATAATTGATAAACAGATGAGGGAAAGCAACATATTATCGGTTCCAAATGTACAAACAATACGAATTCGCCAGCAACGCCAAACATGAATCACAAACATCATCACCTACACAACATTTCCTTAAATGAGAGTATTCAAACAAGTGATGAAACAAAGACAATCAAATCACCTGCAACGGCGTAAGCGCTGACAAGAATCCATCAAAGGCGGACGTAGACGGCCAAACATCCGCAACCGCAGCAGAATCCTTATGTCCTCCTTTAACAAGCAGGCGCTTATACGACTGTACATACAAAAAAATCACCAAATCATACACATTAACACCAACAGCATCCACCTCATCCGGTTTGGCAACAACAAGCGGATCCGAATCCGAGTACAAAACCGAGGCAATGGTATCAATAACCAATCGCGCGTGTTCCGGTGCGATCTGTAGGGTTTCGGAAACAATTGCAGAGTTAATTCGGTTGTGTGTGTTAGGAGATTGGAGTAATTTGTCGCGGATAGAAGTTAGGGTTTGAGTAGCGTCGGTGAAGATGAGTTTTTGTAAAGGAATGAGGCCGTGTTCGAATGGTTCGCGGCGGGGGTGGAGGCGTAGTGGTAGTGGTTGTGGTTGTTCCGGTGGAGGTTCTGTCATGGTGGAATTTGGGGAAATTGGTACCTAGGGTTAGTGATTTGAAAGAGTGTGTATTGTTATTTGTTGCATTCAAAATAGGAGACTGTTTTTTTTGTGTGGTTATTAAGTAACGATGGATTAGTGAAAGAACGATTTGGTTTCTTTTTTAAGGTAGTTTTAAAATAGGAAAAAGCTCTAAAATGGATGTTGACCAAGAGTTCTTTTAAAAATAGCCACCTCCCATATTTTGAGAGAGACCTTTCATACATAGAAGCGTCTAGCAATAGGAACATgacatattgtcacaccccgaattctGGTGAGACCGGTCGATGCGATTAAAGCATGACGACTGATAATAGTGTTACAATATGTATATAGCGGATTTTTACCGTTTTTAACGTATAGTCTTGTACCGAACTttactataatcatcccaagtcgTCACGACTTTATATCTAATGTCTATAAGACAGATGTATATTTTATGCACCTAGAAGGAGAAATAATGGATCCTAACTTttaaattttgattatttttaaaaacGTAAAATATCACATGGGGTACTTATCTGTTATCGTGTCTTAGCAGGTTACCTATTGCCAGCCCTACCGAATATGGAAGCTTCTATGCCTCGCAACTCGCGATACGGTGAAGACTTTGACCATGACTAGAATCGTTAACCGACTATTTTGGAGTTATTCGCATGCCTAGCGAGTCGCGAGAGAAGGATAAGAGCCTCTCGCGACACGTGAACAGGCAATTCAACACCCATTATGATCTCTTCTATATTTAAACTCGATTCCAACCCTTTGGTCATGCTTCTTCCAGCCAGACGACTTGTGAACAATTTTTGgagtaattttaattttatgtatATTATTAATTTTAAGTTATGTTATCTATAACTTATGTATTATCTTTATTTTTAGTGATAGTATAATTTGttatttgttaaaaaaataaaaggttATAGGGTAGTTGAAACTAGTGTTGCTGGTGTTGACGGTCAATCAGAAAGAACCATCAAACACTTGTCGATATGTTGAGAGCGTGTGCCTTAGACTTTGGGGGAAGttgggatgaccatttaccaCTAGTGGAATTTTCTTGTAATAATAGTTACCATAGTGGCATTCAAATGGCTCCTTACGAATTACTATACGGGAAGAAATGTAGGACACCCGTATGTTGGGGTGAAGTAGGGCAAAGGGAGCTTGCGCCAAATGATCTAATAGCAATGACAAATGAAAAGATTGACTTGATTAGAGCTCGACTGAAAGCGGCTCAGGATCGGCAAAAGTCTTATGCGGATAAAAGAAGACGTCCCattgaatttcaagttggagattatGTTTTACTAAAAGTATCCCCGTGGAAAGGCATAATCCGTTTTCATAAACGGGGTAAGTTGGGTCCTCGTTCTATTGGACCGTTTAAAATTTTGGCTCGAGTCGGAAAGGTTGCATATCGTTTAGAACTGTCGTCTACACTAGACGGGATTCACAATACCTTCCACGTATCGCAATTGAGAAAGTGCCTTGCGGATGCAATAGCGTTTGTGCCTCTCAACGACATTGAATTGGACGAGGGGTTAAATTATGTCGAAAGACCGATAGCCATTAAAGACATTAAGGTAAAGAATCTTCGCAACAAAGTCGTTAGACAAGTGTTGGTTCAATGGCAACACCAAAAGGGATCAGAACTTACATGGGAATCGGAAGATGAAATGCGGAGGCACTACCCTTTTCTCTTCGGTATGTAAATATTGAATTTGTTATGTgtccaggtttcggggacgaaacctcttttaaggggggtagacttgtaccACCCCAAAAATGTTTAATATGAAAATAAATAAAGAACTTAGCATAGTTAAtgaaatatggcaaaatggtagTTAAGTTATGGGGAAGCTTAAATTTAAACACACAAACAAATAGAAGGGCCAAAGGTGTAAAATTATTAAAACTCATTTATTAAAAACAATTAAACCCTAAACACACAGTATGTGTGTGTCTGGGGATCGACCAAGAACAGAAGCACAAGGGGGAAAACCCTAGCTTCAAAGAATCAAGCAATTGAACCTGAAATCAAAGGATAATTTGCATGAACTCTAATAACACTCTACTGAACTCGATTATTGAAGTGGTAAGTTCAATTCTTTGAAATTATGATTTGTCGGATGAGGGGTACAACCCAATCTCGAGTTCTTGTAGCAAAATGTGAAAAATGTGAGTCAGAATTTATttctagaacaagaatcatgttTGATTTTAGGTAATCTGAAAGATATTTTAGTATGAGCCCATTTTATGAAGATGTATTATGAATAGGAAGATTGAAATAGATATAGCTATGTGAAATCTTGAAATATGATGATGTTGTAATACTTGAATCTTAGGCAAAATGATGTAGGATAAAAGAATgatatgaacttgattgattgtTGACGTGTTATGAGGCGAACTAGAAGGAATTGTACTTAAAAAGCTTATATGTAGTGTCCTacaaatgcgaaacccgccaagtgctcgataaaatgcctaaaagaagatATTTGTGAAATTCAGAAGAAATTATGATAAAGTTGCCATATGTTAGACTATGAAAATAATGAAATGATATTTGAATGAACTAAAAGATGGAACGAATATGTTAatgtaggcgtgaaggaagaaagTTCAAGTGCTAGGCAAACGGAGAACAcgcaagatcgaggtatgttaTTTATACATACTAAATTCTATTAGTAAATTGTTGTTTGTGCCAAAACCATAGTTATGATAGTTTGTAATATAGTTAAATAGTAATGGTTTGATCCGTGATGAATGAATTTCATGAACCTTAGATTTATAAATATAAAAGCTTTATAACCGGTTCTTATTGGGAGGACCGGGTAATGAGAAGATAAGTATGAAAGGAAATGAATTGGTTCGTCCAAGACGAACCGAATGAAAGTTATGCTATGAATGATATTATCCGTTactgatgtgagtaaaatgcaacatataaattacatcaaatgagccataaaactaaccctttttaagtactaatgttggaaaaagtgtgcttttgtcttccttttgtattttcagggttaaaagagcttaaatgaacaaaagaagcaaaaatgcagccaaatccaacataaatacaaagaaaaggaagaaacgtggcatgcccgactcctcgacagcatctcccaaagcaaaaaacaagaagaaagctgagcatggggctgtgcccagctgagcatggggttgtgcccagctgaacacggggctgtgtccagcggacacggggcgtgtccagctcaacacggggccgtgtccagcgagcacggggcagtgtccaggatggtcagccctgacacaaaagacaaagtggtagaagcttctattgcccaccacggggccgtgcccagcggacacgggggcgtggtcagagtgctgcaggtgcatttattgtaattgcgaattacaattaatgaagagagagagtgtcagacgggcacggggccgtgtccagcggacacggggccgtgcccaggcttctgttcagcctataaataggagtgcttggcttcatttcaactcatcccttggcacaccacctatctcacacttcatccaccacccaccaccaccataacaccatcatccaccaccatcatccattgtccatcgtagagtgtgtgagtcgtctcgggatccaagattgatcgtaagagttcttgacaatcaaggacatgtttgcctaagtctcttacatcacttggtgaagacaagtgtttagtataatacttttttatttttaatcttttgcactttttatttggttttgtattaatgactttaataactagttacttatgttgaaggtgatctttccttatcgtttgtccgtggtgtcttggcattattttactgtctatataaaataaaagattttcaccattcatatctccacggtctatatggaggtatgttggctacctggtcgggggttaagggaacggtttggtaagggtcttgcccttgttcagcgtttagaggtcctgcttgggacctgggtcaaatttagtaggatctccttcaatgcccataggtattggatggcggggatccaaactctttgaacccctcataagttaactactattaatactataacccggctatttaggactgtatccctgctgactcagactacttagccgagggtaacgtcaccgccaaaagcggggcctaccacaatttgcattaataacttaattcattatctttcaataatccgaccctttaggattgtatccttgctgactcaaactactgggttgagggtaacgtcgccttcaaaagaggggcctactacaataactaagataatctcttaaacaagtgcaaaagtgcgaaaataatcaaaggttatactaatacacgtgtcggatccaagtgattcatcttgtctatctgtttttattttatttttatttttcagcacttagttagtttttatttttcttagtttaaaacatttttctaactttttgatttggttagacgttgaggataaaccggtattaaaagctcttgtgtccttggacgacctcggtatcttaccaacactatactacgtccacgatgggtgcacttgcccatatgtgtgtttagtgttagtgaatatcgtgttttataaatttaaaacttggctaaaagtgtaaaaagggcttaaatatatatcaaaaattataacacacttcacgcacatcaagtttttggcgccgttgccggggacacaaggattttaagaaagcttaaaatcgacggccctatcagtttttcaaaacctttttaaaacgcgcgcattttttctgcattttagtttagttttgcatttacagtagcctgaacacggggccgtgctcactgaacacgcccccgtgctgcatatttttagttaaatacccagatacagagtctgaccacggggccgtgctcactgaacacgcccccgtgctcaacgtg
This genomic interval carries:
- the LOC110900497 gene encoding uncharacterized protein LOC110900497, coding for MAPYELLYGKKCRTPVCWGEVGQRELAPNDLIAMTNEKIDLIRARLKAAQDRQKSYADKRRRPIEFQVGDYVLLKVSPWKGIIRFHKRGKLGPRSIGPFKILARVGKVAYRLELSSTLDGIHNTFHVSQLRKCLADAIAFVPLNDIELDEGLNYVERPIAIKDIKVKNLRNKVVRQVLVQWQHQKGSELTWESEDEMRRHYPFLFGM